A single window of Leishmania panamensis strain MHOM/PA/94/PSC-1 chromosome 35 sequence DNA harbors:
- a CDS encoding hypothetical protein (TriTrypDB/GeneDB-style sysID: LpmP.35.1540) codes for MLSLSISRRSAALMRCRPCFDAVLGARQTVPPLATYIRRPFASSRALVAAAVVSADHTVLHVSKRCEHTTTIETPSGKQLTTKEQVDELMDSFAEACELLTDAKESVGTTYFADDIEDAENQTQDVLKRWESLQADLEHQGAAEQLQRVRSMYELKIKQLKAEFETVREAGGAG; via the coding sequence ATGTTGTCTTTGAGCATCTCaaggcgcagcgctgctcttATGCGCTGCAGGCCTTGCTTTGATGCCGTGTTAGGGGCTAGGCAGACTGTGCCACCACTGGCCACATACATTCGACGTCCCTTTGCGTCCTCAAGGGCATtagtggctgctgccgtggtCAGCGCTGATCATACAGTGTTGCATGTCTCCAAGCGTTGTgagcacaccaccaccatcgaaACGCCATCAGGAAAGCAGCTGACAACAAAGGAGCAAGTCGACGAGCTGATGGACTCCTTCGCGGAGGCCTGCGAGCTCCTCACAGATGCGAAGGAGAGCGTTGGCACAACCTATTTCGCGGATGATATTGAGGACGCAGAAAATCAGACACAGGATGTCCTGAAGCGTTGGGAGAGTCTGCAGGCCGATCTGGAGCACCAGGGggctgcagagcagctgcaaaGAGTGCGCAGCATGTATGAATTGAAGATCAAACAGCTGAAAGCAGAATTTGAGACAGTGCGTGAGGCTGGTGGGGCGGGGTAG
- a CDS encoding hypothetical protein (TriTrypDB/GeneDB-style sysID: LpmP.35.1530), with protein MGIPDFVKFIARTSPGALCRVPKGGSRHEPLIFDFILIDATNAAQTLGLDTLRAFLNPNHLSARSAVIFALDSQRDRSGTARAHRHALVGIGDLDVQVQKLCGQLADAYRAREGSNKRLGATAGSSPYVLTSGRGVVGEADYKLLDLQRSLVTCAIASGAAVLPTFLFISEDSDVLCGALCGPAPQQVSIATKLQDVLFEPCILRLDRVLAFVATCTDAFYAENEKEAAAAAKTKMKAMAEDNAAKAMLADSAAAAAAPKSTAERGTDEAMVRRRKQDGPMVATGVRIELADSSDDEQPEDTEKTQAKLMVVSVGATRGALRPALKESSVDDDTCDERASAAPTEGELLVSSIMHTSCVDMVFLFMIVMGNAINVPPLVRGATKVDAGSCWQAYCKLKYRNLPAAEAETGRALLTTSVKTHTTNKGSLVLNCHFLHSVLDAVHYAGAEPRPPVEEEKNNAITYLSNAVYATLRYIVGCNLDRTPALQQTFLDSRPLSESATVLPSLSAVMWVLGQEEMRTFSFPLHGLAKKELLAAASGGILAGKDAAKASARFAPIHATSAREASSSTGDLEVGDHLVAPAASNAWSVSGARPSNISLATLMQNFTSRTEWTSSAPRNGSLTAAAIRPVQLPSVTELVKKSLQKVSPGSLAKGSLLFYLMTVWTYALGLGVRRMATFTKAVTSVAKDDGSVLASTLVQPPALARTAKPLKGASGALPAGGHYVYSFELRRMAPVLQTATVPHPSPITAAPEVSGSAGTESSTALSASGKSAVQQAMFAALGMSFDYSKTPHATGNVMKLPRSALDEDDVGSLQRLKKVAKKKCNVDASVDVAVPIKKHSDDADEVNSATSSTPTSGTMKHGTSKAKKRLGRRERLKQQKTIKKVAAAAASGGAPRHAVCEGVSLPAKTATF; from the coding sequence ATGGGCATCCCTGACTTTGTCAAGTTTATTGCGCGTACCTCACCTGGTGCGTTGTGTCGTGTGCCAAAAGGCGGCTCAAGGCACGAGCCACTTATCTTTGACTTTATTTTGATCGACGCCACAAACGCGGCGCAGACACTCGGGCTTGATACCTTACGTGCCTTTCTCAATCCCAACCATCTCTCGGCAAGGTCAGCTGTCATTTTCGCGCTTGACTCTCAGCGCGATCGAAGCGGGACAGCGCGCGCCCACCGCCACGCTCTGGTGGGCATCGGTGACCTCGATGTGCAGGTGCAAAAGCTGTGCGGGCAGCTGGCCGATGCGTACCGAGCGCGTGAGGGGAGCAATAAGAGGCTGGGTGCCACGGCCGGCAGCAGCCCATACGTGCTGACAAGCGGACGCGGcgtggtgggggaggcggacTACAAACTTCTTGATCTACAGCGTTCCTTGGTGACCTGCGCCATCGCTAGCGGAGCCGCTGTCCTCCCCACCTTTCTCTTCATCTCGGAAGATTCAGATGTGCTGTGCGGCGCGCTCTGCGGGCCAGCTCCCCAACAAGTTTCTATTGCCACGAAGCTGCAGGACGTCCTATTTGAGCCTTGTATTTTGCGCCTTGACCGCGTCTTGGCGTTTGTGGCCACCTGCACTGATGCCTTCTATGccgaaaacgaaaaggaggccgccgcagctgccaaAACCAAGATGAAGGCAATGGCAGAAGACAACGCTGCCAAGGCAATGCTGGCGgactccgccgccgccgcggctgccccAAAAAGCACAGCGGAGCGAGGCACTGACGAGGCGATGGTGCGTCGCCGCAAGCAGGACGGTCCAATGGTGGCCACTGGTGTGCGCATTGAATTGGCGgacagcagcgatgacgagCAGCCAGAGGATACGGAGAAGACGCAGGCAAAGCTGATGGTAGTGTCTGTGGGTGCGACTCGGGGAGCACTGAGGCCAGCGTTGAAGGAGTCGTccgtcgacgacgacacgTGTGACGAGAGAGCCAGCGCCGCTCCGACGGAGGGCGAGCTGCTCGTCTCCTCCATCATGCACACCAGCTGTGTTGACATGGTCTTTCTTTTTATGATCGTTATGGGAAATGCCATCAATgtgccaccgctggtgcGCGGCGCCACGAAGGTGGATGCCGGGTCGTGCTGGCAGGCGTACTGTAAGCTCAAGTACAGGAATTTGCCGGCCGCGGAGGCTGAGACGGGCCGTGCGCTGCTTACCACCTCCGTCAAGACGCACACGACGAACAAAGGTAGCCTTGTACTGAACTGCCACTTTCTCCACTCCGTCTTGGACGCCGTGCACTACGCCGGCGCGGAGCCGCGACCCCCCgtcgaggaagagaagaacaacgCCATCACCTACCTCTCTAACGCCGTGTACGCGACGCTGCGCTACATTGTCGGGTGCAATCTTGACAGGAccccagcgctgcagcaaacATTTCTCGACTCCCGTCCGCTGTCTGAGAGTGCCACCGTTCTCCCTAGTCTTTCCGCGGTGATGTGGGTGCTCGGCCAGGAGGAAATGCGCAcattttctttccccctGCACGGTCTCGCCAAAAAGGAGCTCTTGGCAGCCGCGTCGGGTGGGATCTTGGCTGGCAAGGATGCCGCCAAGGCCTCAGCAAGGTTTGCGCCCATCCATGCTACCTCCGCGCGCGAAGCGTCGTCCTCCACAGGCGACCTCGAAGTCGGTGATCATCTAGTAGCTCCTGCGGCTTCAAACGCATGGTCCGTGAGTGGTGCCCGTCCAAGCAACATTTCGCTCGCAACTCTGATGCAAAACTTTACCAGTAGGACTGAGTGGACGTCTTCAGCGCCGCGCAACGGctccctcaccgccgctgccataCGGCCTGTACAGCTCCCCAGCGTTACGGAGCTCGTGAAGAAATCTCTTCAGAAGGTGTCACCAGGCAGTTTAGCGAAAGGTAGCCTTCTCTTCTACCTCATGACTGTCTGGACGTACGCTCTCGGACTCGGTGTGCGTCGCATGGCTACATTCACTAAGGCAGTCACGTCAGTGGCAAAAGATGATGGAAGCGTGTTGGCGTCGACATTGGTGCAGCCGCCCGCCTTGGCTAGGACCGCGAAGCCATTAAAAGGGGCTTCGGGCGCGTTGCCAGCTGGCGGACACTACGTGTACAGCTTCGAGTTGCGTCGCATGGCGCCCGTTCTACAGACCGCAACTGTGCCACACCCATCACCTATCACAGCCGCACCTGAGGTCTCCGGATCGGCTGGGAcggagagcagcactgccttgTCGGCGAGCGGAAAgtcggcagtgcagcaggcCATGTTTGCCGCCCTTGGGATGTCGTTCGACTACTCGAAGACGCCGCATGCTACGGGGAACGTCATGAAACTGCCACGCTCAGCGTTGGATGAGGACGACGTAGGAAGCCTGCAGCGACTCAAGAAGGTGGCAAAGAAGAAGTGTAACGTGGATGCCTCAGTGGACGTTGCAGTCCCCATCAAGAAGCACAGCGACGATGCGGATGAGGTAAACAGCGCGACGAGCTCAACCCCAACATCTGGGACGATGAAACATGGCACCTCCAAGGCGAAGAAACGTCTAGGTAGGCGTGAGCGtctgaagcagcagaagacgATTAAGAAggtggcagctgccgcagcgagcGGAGGTGCGCCGAGACATGCCGTGTGTGAAGGGGTCAGCCTGCCTGCTAAGACTGCAACGTTCTGA
- a CDS encoding nima-related protein kinase, putative (TriTrypDB/GeneDB-style sysID: LpmP.35.1550) produces MSGSTAGDAMIGRVCRSFPETFAKDEATAREQDKKYWISRVLGSGATGTVLCAKRVSDGEGFAVKCVDMEGMSEADKNRAQAEVDCLLNCNFFSIVKCHEDLAKHDAGNPEMVQMIALVLDYANAGDLRQEIKSRARTGRTFREHEAGLLFLQVLLAVHHVHSKHMIHRDIKSANILLCSNGLVKLGDFGFSKMYANTVSDDVGRTFCGTPYYVAPEIWRRCPYSKKADMFSLGVLLYELLTLKRPFDGANMHEVMHKTLAGRFDPLPSNISPEMRDIVTALLSGDPTRRPSSSRLLNMPICKLFLSGLLEIVQTQPAFQGGLRDLISNQIQETKRLLVTEKRNIQRMMEESSGSSVAVSTTILEGATPLTTTLGGLTIHEGTVKKQSSDMVWKKRYLCIRAELADGQTVLDMNPKFKTLDMVLAISKETMEQQCISTPFTELEDAFPVPAKYTGCNASFVFAVAFKTGKRLSFQTKSEIERDLWMEKIQDVLGIGDGDDDMSALPAKE; encoded by the coding sequence ATGTCGGGGAGCACCGCTGGGGACGCCATGATCGGCCGTGTATGCCGGAGCTTCCCCGAGACGTTTGCCAAGGACGAGGCAACTGCACGCGAGCAGGACAAGAAGTACTGGATTAGCCGCGTGCTAGGCTCTGGCGCTACTGGAACGGTTCTGTGTGCAAAGCGTGTATCTGATGGAGAAGGATTTGCTGTGAAGTGCGTCGACATGGAAGGCATGTCCGAGGCTGACAAAAACCGTGCGCAGGCAGAGGTAGACTGCCTGCTCAATTGCAACTTCTTTTCGATTGTCAAGTGCCACGAGGATCTTGCGAAACACGATGCCGGTAACCCAGAGATGGTGCAGATGATTGCGCTGGTGCTGGACTACGCCAACGCCGGTGATCTCCGCCAAGAGATCAAGAGTCGTGCTCGGACAGGTCGAACGTTCCGCGAGCACGAGGCGGGTCTTCTGTTCCtacaggtgctgctggccgtGCACCACGTTCACTCAAAGCACATGATTCACCGTGATATTAAGAGCGCCAACATTCTGCTCTGCAGCAATGGTCTTGTGAAGCTTGGGGACTTCGGCTTTAGTAAGATGTATGCCAATACCGTGAGTGATGATGTTGGCCGCACGTTCTGCGGCACGCCCTACTACGTGGCACCGGAGATTTGGCGCCGCTGTCCGTATAGCAAGAAGGCGGACATGTTCTCCCTCGGTGTGCTTCTGTACGAGCTGCTGACGCTCAAGCGCCCCTTCGACGGCGCCAACATGCACGAAGTCATGCACAAGACGCTTGCGGGCCGCTTTGACCCCCTGCCGAGTAACATTAGCCCAGAGATGCGAGATATtgtgacggcgctgctgagcggtGACCCGACGCGCCGTCCGTCCAGCAGCCGCTTGCTGAACATGCCCATCTGCAAGCTCTTCTTGTCTGGCCTGCTGGAGATTGTGCAGACGCAACCGGCTTTCCAGGGCGGTCTGCGCGACTTGATCTCAAACCAGATTCAGGAGACGAAGCGGTTGCTAGTGACCGAGAAGCGCAACATCCAGCGCATGATGGAGGAGAGCTCAGGCAGCTCGGTTGCCGTGTCCACTACCATTCTCGAAGGCGCAACCCCGttgacgacgacgctggGCGGCCTCACCATTCACGAGGGAACCGTAAAGAAGCAGAGCAGCGATATGGTGTGGAAGAAGCGCTACCTGTGCATCCGCGCCGAGCTTGCAGATGGGCAGACGGTGCTCGACATGAACCCCAAGTTCAAGACCCTGGACATGGTACTAGCCATTTCGAAGGAGACgatggagcagcagtgcattTCCACGCCCTTCACAGAGCTGGAGGACGCGTTCCCGGTTCCTGCGAAGTACACCGGCTGCAATGCTTCTTTCGTcttcgccgtcgccttcAAGACGGGAAAGCGCCTGTCGTTCCAGACGAAGAGCGAGATTGAGCGCGACCTCTGGATGGAGAAGATTCAGGACGTTCTGGGcatcggcgacggcgacgacgacatgTCTGCTTTGCCTGCGAAGGAGTAA
- a CDS encoding serine/threonine protein kinase, putative (TriTrypDB/GeneDB-style sysID: LpmP.35.1560): MSAPSDALIKKVCSAFPATFGVDTEEEKSPAESRCSHPFRYYLDVVLGSGTSGTVLYARRVRDDHPFAVKVMDLEGYTPQEIMRASGEVCCLLSCDYFSIVKCHEDFVYSDERNPENVSMMAMVLDYANAGDLRQEIRNRSKANRPFVEHEAGLLFIQILLAVHHVHSKHMIHRDIKSANILLCSNGLVKLGDFGFSKMYANTVSDDVGRTFCGTPYYVAPEIWRRCPYSKKADMFSLGVLLYELLTLKRPFDGVDIEEIMHKTLAGRFDPLPDSISPEMQTIVATLLQSEPKRRPSSKTLLNTPTCKLYISVVREIVQGGELGGFSAEQEMTVTRQLMQTKEELQVDRRRQPMSMEDVLLTTVKVSLSDSPDRTGFILHGGTVMKQSSDLSWKRRYVCIYGEVEKGRTLTGDVASCLVTLELVQALSRDTLEQQCISTPFSDLEDVFQVISKYTGSDAAHAFAVAFKNGRRILFDAEDDKDRDEWMRAIQSFLGIGDEDD; the protein is encoded by the coding sequence ATGTCGGCACCCAGTGATGCACTAATCAAAAAGGTGTGCAGCGCGTTCCCTGCCACCTTCGGCGTGGACaccgaggaggaaaaaagtcCTGCTGAAAGTCGTTGCTCACATCCATTCCGATACTACTTGGACGTTGTGCTGGGGTCTGGCACTTCCGGCACTGTGCTCTACGCCCGTCGCGTTCGCGATGACCACCCTTTCGCGGTTAAGGTGATGGACTTAGAAGGCTACACGCCGCAGGAGATCATGCGCGCGTCGGGTGAGGTGTGCTGTCTTCTCAGTTGTGACTACTTTTCGATTGTCAAGTGTCATGAAGACTTTGTCTACAGTGACGAGAGGAATCCGGAGAACGTCTCCATGATGGCCATGGTGCTGGACTACGCCAACGCCGGTGATCTCCGCCAAGAGATCCGCAACCGAAGCAAGGCGAACCGCCCCTTCGTGGAACATGAGGCCGGCTTGCTCTTTATCCAAATATTGCTGGCCGTGCACCACGTTCACTCAAAGCACATGATTCACCGTGATATTAAGAGCGCCAACATTCTGCTCTGCAGCAATGGTCTTGTGAAGCTTGGGGACTTCGGCTTTAGTAAGATGTATGCCAATACCGTGAGTGATGATGTTGGCCGCACGTTCTGCGGCACGCCCTACTACGTGGCACCGGAGATTTGGCGCCGCTGTCCGTATAGCAAGAAGGCGGACATGTTCTCCCTCGGTGTGCTTCTGTACGAGCTGCTGACGCTCAAGCGCCCCTTCGACGGCGTGGATATCGAGGAAATCATGCACAAGACGCTTGCAGGCCGCTTTGACCCCCTGCCGGACAGCATTAGCCCAGAGATGCAGACCATCGTAGCGACACTACTGCAGAGCGAGCCCAAAAGGCGTCCGTCTAGTAAGACGCTGCTGAACACACCGACATGCAAGCTGTACATCTCCGTTGTGCGGGAAATCGTTCAGGGCGGGGAGCTTGGCGGCTTTTCCGCCGAGCAGGAAATGACGGTTACGCGACAGTTGATGCAGACaaaagaggagctgcaggtggaccgccgtcgccaacCGATGTCGATGGAGGATGTGCTCCTGACGACTGTAAAGGTGTCCTTGAGCGACTCACCCGATCGCACTGGGTTTATCTTGCACGGAGGCACCGTGATGAAGCAGAGCAGTGACCTTAGCTGGAAGCGTCGCTATGTGTGCATCTACGGCGAGGTAGAGAAGGGGCGCACGCTGACCGGTGACGTGGCATCTTGCCTAGTCACACTCGAGCTCGTTCAGGCGTTGTCACGTGAcacgctggagcagcagtgcattTCGACCCCCTTTTCTGACTTGGAGGATGTTTTTCAAGTCATCAGCAAATACACCGGCTCGGATGCCGCACACGCCTTCGCTGTAGCCTTCAAAAACGGTCGACGTATTTTGTTTGACGCGGAGGACGACAAAGACCGCGATGAGTGGATGCGGGCTATTCAAAGCTTCCTTGGCATCGGGGATGAGGATGACTGA